The Candidatus Curtissbacteria bacterium genome includes a region encoding these proteins:
- a CDS encoding DNA polymerase IV, with protein MNNKRIILHVDLNSFFATAEQQTNPMLRGKPIGITKAQGRTCIIAASVEAKRAGVSGGTTYEAKKICPEITFIPADFSKYADITYRFIDICKTYTPLCEIFSLDECFLDVTETEKFWPRPPRNASLEQIAWYEMGEASRDDAGGGNAFNIASEIKDRIRSDIGDYMSCSIGVSNSRIFAKLASGQIKPDGLFWINEDNIRDILDKSQLMDICGLGYGLHRHLQTLGINSFPELRTKSMEFLYKNFGPFWSVHLYNISRGVDTSPVVPLNALEDAKSIGRTYTTHKTLTSKTEILKLVRNLCEEAAGKARKMGLSGRYVGLMLRGGSRDPDKNQGWLASRNWEKSWYGHRTLKEYLDDGDKFFKIVTNIFNQWDIPSVRFCGVTLGMLTKTKNLTLPLFPQDRKKQRLTLATDKVNERWGEYTLFPGQLLGMPLIMPEVNGYFGDRKYRLDFLRKA; from the coding sequence ATGAACAATAAACGAATTATCTTACATGTCGACTTAAACAGTTTCTTTGCAACTGCAGAGCAGCAAACAAATCCAATGCTTCGCGGAAAACCTATTGGGATCACAAAAGCTCAAGGCAGAACGTGTATTATCGCGGCTTCTGTCGAAGCCAAAAGAGCAGGAGTTTCTGGCGGGACGACTTATGAAGCAAAGAAAATCTGCCCGGAAATAACTTTTATTCCTGCAGATTTTAGCAAATATGCAGACATTACATACCGCTTTATCGACATTTGCAAAACGTATACTCCGCTTTGCGAGATTTTTTCTCTGGACGAGTGTTTTTTAGACGTTACAGAAACCGAAAAATTTTGGCCGCGCCCGCCACGCAACGCGAGTCTTGAACAAATAGCATGGTACGAAATGGGCGAGGCGTCACGAGACGATGCGGGCGGGGGCAACGCCTTTAACATAGCCTCCGAAATCAAGGACAGAATAAGGAGTGACATCGGCGACTACATGAGCTGTTCGATTGGCGTTTCAAATAGCAGGATTTTTGCCAAACTTGCATCTGGGCAGATCAAGCCCGACGGCCTCTTCTGGATAAATGAAGACAACATTCGCGATATACTCGATAAATCCCAACTGATGGACATTTGTGGTTTAGGTTACGGACTCCACCGGCACCTACAGACCTTAGGTATTAACAGTTTCCCAGAGCTAAGAACCAAATCTATGGAATTTTTATATAAAAACTTCGGGCCTTTTTGGTCAGTACATCTTTACAACATTTCAAGAGGTGTCGACACTTCCCCGGTGGTGCCCTTGAACGCGCTCGAAGATGCAAAAAGTATCGGCAGAACTTATACCACTCACAAAACCCTAACGTCGAAAACCGAAATACTAAAGCTTGTAAGGAATCTCTGCGAAGAAGCAGCAGGAAAAGCGCGTAAGATGGGGCTTTCGGGCAGATACGTTGGCCTTATGCTCCGGGGTGGAAGTCGGGACCCGGACAAAAATCAAGGATGGCTTGCAAGCAGAAACTGGGAAAAGTCTTGGTACGGTCACCGAACGCTAAAAGAATATCTCGATGACGGCGACAAGTTTTTTAAAATAGTAACCAACATATTTAATCAGTGGGATATCCCATCTGTCCGCTTTTGTGGAGTAACGTTGGGAATGTTAACCAAAACCAAAAATCTCACACTACCTCTCTTTCCACAAGACAGAAAAAAACAAAGGCTCACCTTAGCAACAGACAAGGTCAATGAGCGTTGGGGAGAATATACACTTTTCCCAGGACAACTTCTGGGAATGCCCCTCATCATGCCCGAAGTTAACGGTTACTTTGGCGATCGGAAATACCGTCTGGATTTTTTGCGCAAAGCCTAA
- a CDS encoding four helix bundle protein, with product MKPEKGYQKLQVWTEAHKLVLTIYKLTENFPKSELLALTSQMRRSAVSIPGNIVEGHAKRSQKDFLRFLNTSNGSLVELEYYLELSPDLGYIKRSEYEEVEQQQVIVGNLLNGLMKSIRSKIT from the coding sequence ATGAAACCGGAAAAAGGCTATCAAAAACTACAAGTATGGACTGAAGCTCACAAGCTAGTCCTTACGATATACAAGCTTACTGAGAACTTTCCTAAATCTGAACTTCTTGCTTTAACCTCACAAATGAGACGCTCAGCAGTTTCTATTCCAGGAAACATTGTAGAAGGACACGCAAAAAGATCACAGAAAGACTTTTTAAGGTTCTTAAACACCTCTAATGGTTCTTTAGTTGAGCTTGAATACTACTTAGAACTTTCTCCTGACTTAGGTTATATAAAAAGGTCTGAATACGAAGAAGTTGAGCAGCAACAAGTAATCGTTGGTAATTTGTTAAACGGACTTATGAAATCAATCCGGTCCAAAATTACCTGA